A section of the Pseudomonas prosekii genome encodes:
- a CDS encoding amino acid ABC transporter permease, whose translation MKQKKALWPWHLLTVLVLIGLAGALYYATSLMSYEWRWNRVPQYFAYHAEESQRAADISTVSELVRKGDKADVTLRNDAGDEQHLTVDENSLQVAQGDDVAEGDVVGVTRHWAAGPLLWGLWTTLWLSVVSGVLGLLIGLVTGLCRLSSNPTLRDLSTIYVELVRGTPLLVQIFIFYFFIGTVMNLSREFAGIAALSLFTGAYVAEIIRSGVQSIARGQNEAARSLGLSAGQSMRHVVLPQALKRVLPPLAGQFISLVKDTSLVSVIAITELLKSGREVITTSFSPFEILFCVAGLYLLINLPLSKIASRLERRLAQSD comes from the coding sequence ATGAAACAGAAAAAAGCCCTGTGGCCCTGGCACCTGCTGACGGTGCTGGTGCTGATCGGCCTGGCCGGCGCGCTGTATTACGCCACCTCGCTGATGTCCTACGAATGGCGCTGGAACCGCGTGCCGCAATACTTCGCCTATCACGCCGAAGAATCCCAGCGCGCCGCCGACATCTCGACCGTCAGCGAACTGGTGCGCAAGGGCGACAAGGCCGACGTCACCCTGCGCAACGACGCCGGCGACGAACAACACCTGACGGTCGACGAAAACAGCCTGCAAGTGGCTCAGGGCGATGACGTTGCGGAGGGCGACGTCGTCGGCGTGACCCGGCATTGGGCCGCCGGACCGCTGTTGTGGGGGCTGTGGACGACGTTGTGGTTATCGGTGGTCTCGGGCGTGCTTGGTTTGCTGATTGGCCTGGTCACCGGCCTCTGCCGCCTATCCAGCAACCCGACCCTGCGCGATCTCTCGACCATTTATGTCGAACTGGTGCGCGGCACGCCGCTGCTGGTGCAGATCTTCATTTTCTACTTTTTCATAGGCACCGTGATGAACCTGTCCCGCGAGTTCGCCGGGATCGCCGCGCTGTCGCTGTTCACCGGTGCTTACGTCGCCGAGATTATTCGTTCGGGCGTGCAGTCGATCGCCCGTGGGCAGAACGAAGCGGCGCGCTCGCTGGGCCTGAGCGCCGGCCAGTCGATGCGTCACGTGGTGTTGCCGCAAGCGCTGAAACGCGTGTTGCCGCCGCTGGCCGGGCAGTTCATCAGTCTGGTCAAAGACACGTCGCTGGTGTCGGTGATCGCGATTACCGAGCTGCTGAAAAGCGGTCGCGAAGTCATCACCACCTCGTTCTCGCCGTTCGAAATCCTGTTCTGCGTGGCCGGGTTGTACCTGTTGATCAACCTGCCGCTGTCGAAAATCGCCAGCCGGCTTGAGCGGAGGCTCGCGCAAAGTGATTGA
- a CDS encoding transporter substrate-binding domain-containing protein — MKKYLSMLLVGVTALVAVNAAQAGAIDDAVKRGTLKVGMDPTYMPFEMTNKRGEIIGFEVDILKAMSKAMGVKLELVSTAYDGIIPALMTDKFDMIGSGMTLTQERNLRLNFSEPFIVVGQTLLIRKELEGTIKTYKDLNTDQYRITSKLGTTGEMVAKKLISKAKYHGYDNEQEAVLDVVNGKADAFIYDAPYNVVAVNKVGAGKLVFLDKPFTYEPLAFGLKKGDYDSLNFINNFLHQIHEDGTYDRIHDKWFKDTAWLKDME; from the coding sequence ATGAAGAAGTATCTCTCGATGCTGCTGGTCGGCGTCACGGCATTGGTTGCAGTCAACGCGGCGCAGGCCGGTGCCATCGATGACGCGGTCAAGCGCGGCACGCTGAAAGTCGGCATGGACCCGACCTACATGCCGTTCGAAATGACCAACAAGCGCGGCGAGATCATCGGTTTCGAAGTCGACATCCTCAAAGCCATGAGCAAAGCCATGGGCGTGAAACTGGAGCTGGTCTCCACCGCCTACGACGGCATCATCCCGGCGCTGATGACCGACAAGTTCGACATGATCGGCAGCGGCATGACCCTGACCCAGGAACGCAACCTGCGCCTGAACTTCAGCGAACCGTTCATCGTTGTCGGCCAGACCTTGCTGATCCGCAAGGAGCTGGAAGGCACCATCAAGACCTACAAAGACCTGAACACCGACCAGTACCGCATCACCTCCAAGCTCGGCACTACCGGCGAAATGGTCGCGAAAAAACTGATCTCCAAAGCCAAGTACCACGGCTACGACAACGAGCAGGAAGCCGTGCTCGACGTGGTCAACGGCAAGGCCGATGCGTTCATCTACGACGCGCCGTACAACGTCGTCGCAGTGAACAAGGTCGGCGCCGGCAAACTGGTGTTTCTCGACAAGCCGTTCACCTACGAGCCATTGGCCTTCGGCCTGAAGAAGGGCGATTACGACAGCCTCAACTTCATCAACAACTTCCTGCACCAGATCCACGAAGACGGCACCTACGATCGCATCCATGACAAGTGGTTCAAAGACACCGCTTGGCTCAAGGACATGGAATAA
- a CDS encoding amino acid ABC transporter ATP-binding protein: MIEVRDLVKVFDTRGQVVRAVDNVSTHVARGEVLVVIGPSGSGKSTFLRCLNGLEEFDSGSVSIDGLQLADPKTDVNAYRREVGMVFQHFNLFPHMTVLENLCLAQKVVRKRGKKEREAKALALLEKVGIAQKADEFPSRLSGGQQQRVAIARALAMEPKVMLFDEPTSALDPEMVGEVLDVMKTLAVEGMTMVCVTHEMGFAREVADRVLFFDHGKLLEDAAPAEFFDAPKDPRAQAFLRQVL; this comes from the coding sequence GTGATTGAAGTCCGCGATCTGGTAAAAGTCTTCGACACTCGTGGCCAAGTGGTGCGCGCGGTGGATAACGTGTCGACGCACGTGGCCAGGGGCGAAGTGCTGGTGGTGATCGGCCCGTCCGGTTCCGGCAAATCGACTTTCCTGCGCTGCCTGAATGGCCTGGAAGAATTCGATTCGGGCTCGGTGAGCATCGACGGTCTGCAACTGGCCGACCCGAAAACCGACGTCAACGCCTACCGCCGGGAAGTCGGCATGGTGTTCCAGCATTTCAATCTGTTCCCGCACATGACCGTGCTGGAAAACCTCTGCCTCGCGCAGAAAGTCGTGCGCAAGCGCGGTAAAAAGGAGCGCGAGGCCAAGGCCTTGGCGCTGTTGGAAAAGGTTGGCATCGCGCAGAAGGCCGATGAGTTTCCATCGCGCCTGTCCGGCGGCCAGCAACAACGCGTGGCGATTGCCCGGGCGTTGGCGATGGAGCCGAAGGTCATGCTGTTTGATGAGCCGACGTCGGCGCTCGATCCGGAAATGGTCGGCGAAGTGCTGGACGTGATGAAAACCCTGGCCGTGGAAGGCATGACCATGGTCTGCGTGACGCATGAAATGGGTTTCGCGCGGGAAGTGGCGGATCGGGTGCTGTTCTTCGATCACGGTAAATTGCTGGAAGATGCCGCGCCAGCGGAGTTCTTCGATGCGCCGAAGGATCCGCGGGCGCAGGCGTTTTTGCGCCAGGTTTTGTAG